In one Niallia taxi genomic region, the following are encoded:
- the hemC gene encoding hydroxymethylbilane synthase encodes MRKIIVGSRRSKLAITQTTWVINQLKKLDPSYEFEIKEMVTKGDVVLDVTLSKVGGKGLFVKEIEQAMLDKEIDIAVHSMKDMPAVLPPGLIIGCIPQREDHRDALISKGHILLKDLKEGAVIGTSSLRRGAQLLAVRPDLEIKWIRGNIDTRLKKLETEDYDAIILAAAGLARMGWTSDVVTEFLDPETCLPAVGQGALSIECREDDKEVLELLSKLSSEETTKTVFAERAFLNKMDGGCQVPIAGFAQMVGEKELTLTALVTSPDGKTVYKEVLTGTNPVELGEQAAELLTERGAKKLIDSLKDENIIDA; translated from the coding sequence AAACAACATGGGTTATTAATCAATTGAAAAAATTAGACCCATCCTATGAATTTGAAATTAAGGAAATGGTTACAAAAGGTGATGTTGTGTTAGATGTGACATTATCTAAGGTCGGCGGAAAAGGTCTATTTGTTAAAGAAATTGAACAAGCAATGCTTGATAAGGAAATTGATATTGCGGTACACAGCATGAAGGATATGCCTGCTGTACTTCCTCCAGGTTTAATCATCGGTTGTATTCCGCAAAGGGAGGACCACCGTGATGCGCTAATCAGCAAAGGGCATATCCTATTAAAGGACTTAAAGGAAGGTGCTGTTATTGGGACAAGCAGTCTCAGACGCGGTGCACAGCTATTAGCAGTAAGACCTGACTTGGAAATAAAATGGATTCGCGGCAATATCGATACGAGATTAAAGAAGCTAGAAACAGAAGATTATGATGCAATTATTCTTGCTGCGGCAGGACTTGCCAGAATGGGCTGGACGAGCGATGTTGTCACAGAATTTCTTGACCCTGAAACTTGTTTGCCGGCAGTTGGACAAGGTGCATTATCCATTGAGTGCAGAGAAGATGATAAGGAAGTGCTTGAGCTATTAAGCAAGCTGTCTTCAGAGGAAACGACGAAGACTGTTTTTGCGGAAAGAGCCTTCTTAAACAAAATGGATGGCGGCTGCCAAGTTCCGATTGCAGGCTTTGCCCAAATGGTGGGCGAGAAGGAGCTTACATTGACAGCTCTTGTAACCTCTCCTGATGGCAAAACAGTTTATAAAGAGGTACTAACAGGCACTAACCCAGTAGAGCTTGGTGAACAGGCTGCTGAACTGCTCACAGAGCGGGGAGCAAAGAAATTGATAGACAGCCTGAAAGATGAGAACATTATTGATGCATAA
- the hemB gene encoding porphobilinogen synthase: MSLQFNRHRRLRQSASMRALVRETHVHVDDLIYPIFIAEGENIKREISSMPGIYNLSIDRLKEEMDEVQSLGIKSVLLFGIPLEKDECGTQAFHDHGIVQEGIRFIKKNYPEIVIIADTCLCEYTSHGHCGIVEEGRVLNDESLELLVKTAVSQAEAGADIIAPSNMMDGFVAAIRKGLDEAGYIDTPIMSYGVKYSSAFYGPFREAADSTPQFGDRKAYQMDPANRLEALREAESDAEEGADFMIVKPGMPYLDIVRDMKNTLKMPIVIYNVSGEYSMVKAAAQNGWIDEERIVMEMMVSMKRAGADLIMTYFAKDVARWLKEQ; the protein is encoded by the coding sequence ATGTCATTACAATTTAACCGTCACCGTAGACTGCGTCAATCTGCAAGCATGAGAGCATTGGTAAGGGAAACTCATGTGCATGTGGACGATTTGATTTATCCTATTTTCATCGCAGAGGGTGAGAACATTAAACGGGAAATCTCATCAATGCCTGGAATTTATAATCTGTCCATTGACCGTCTGAAGGAAGAAATGGATGAAGTACAAAGCCTAGGCATTAAATCAGTCCTGTTATTCGGTATTCCTCTAGAAAAGGATGAATGCGGTACACAGGCATTTCATGATCACGGCATTGTCCAAGAAGGAATTCGCTTCATCAAAAAGAATTATCCGGAGATTGTCATTATTGCTGATACATGCCTTTGCGAATATACAAGCCATGGACATTGCGGTATCGTGGAAGAAGGCCGTGTCTTAAATGACGAATCATTGGAATTACTTGTTAAAACAGCTGTAAGTCAAGCAGAAGCTGGTGCAGATATCATTGCTCCATCTAATATGATGGACGGCTTTGTTGCTGCTATCCGCAAGGGTCTTGATGAAGCAGGCTACATAGATACACCAATTATGTCATACGGAGTGAAGTATTCTTCTGCATTTTACGGACCATTCCGTGAAGCAGCGGACAGCACACCGCAATTTGGAGACCGTAAAGCATATCAAATGGATCCTGCAAACCGTCTCGAAGCATTACGAGAAGCAGAATCAGATGCGGAAGAAGGGGCAGATTTTATGATTGTCAAACCTGGTATGCCGTATTTGGATATTGTTCGTGATATGAAAAATACCTTGAAGATGCCAATCGTTATTTACAATGTCAGCGGAGAATACAGCATGGTAAAAGCTGCTGCACAAAACGGCTGGATTGATGAAGAGCGTATTGTAATGGAAATGATGGTCAGCATGAAACGTGCCGGAGCAGATTTAATCATGACTTACTTTGCAAAAGATGTTGCACGCTGGTTGAAAGAACAATAA
- a CDS encoding bifunctional folylpolyglutamate synthase/dihydrofolate synthase — MFQTYEEALQWIHGRLRLGIKPGLTRMHIMMEKLGFPEKKIKTIHIGGTNGKGSTVTYLRSILESAGLTVGTFTSPYIEQFNERISMNGVPIADEEIIKLANILFPIVEEMDKEELGGPTEFEIITAMSFYYFANVQTPDIVLYEVGLGGRFDSTNIINPLLSIITSIGLDHTAILGETYGEIAFEKAGIIKENTPIIAAVKQEEAKDVIVRRAQEENAPYYLLGKHFALENYQSNEDGESFTFKTAATKLTNLQIGMLGQHQVENASLAVMAALLLKEKLSLSEEHIQKGLLHARWTGRLDVLSKHPYVLVDGAHNQEGIEALVEVLESRYKEKKKSILFAALSDKKTDNMIGQLDKAAADITFTSFDFPRAATGEALYIESHHPNKSFTNDWKKAITDKLEAMNENEMLVITGSLYFLSNVLAFFKEQNLGEK, encoded by the coding sequence ATGTTTCAGACGTATGAAGAGGCATTGCAGTGGATACATGGCAGACTGCGCCTTGGCATCAAGCCTGGATTGACAAGAATGCATATTATGATGGAGAAGCTTGGTTTTCCGGAGAAAAAGATCAAGACAATTCATATCGGCGGTACAAATGGGAAAGGATCAACTGTTACCTATTTAAGAAGTATATTGGAAAGTGCTGGTTTAACGGTAGGAACCTTTACATCTCCTTATATCGAGCAATTTAATGAAAGAATCAGCATGAATGGTGTTCCAATAGCAGATGAGGAAATTATAAAGCTCGCTAATATCCTGTTCCCGATTGTAGAGGAAATGGACAAGGAGGAATTAGGAGGACCGACAGAATTCGAAATTATTACTGCCATGTCTTTTTACTATTTCGCTAATGTCCAAACACCAGATATAGTCTTATACGAAGTCGGTCTTGGCGGTCGCTTTGATTCAACTAATATCATAAATCCATTACTATCTATTATCACAAGCATTGGTCTTGACCATACTGCCATTTTAGGAGAAACATATGGTGAAATAGCTTTTGAAAAAGCAGGTATCATCAAGGAAAATACCCCAATTATTGCAGCAGTAAAGCAAGAGGAAGCTAAAGATGTAATAGTGAGAAGGGCTCAGGAGGAAAATGCTCCATATTATTTATTAGGAAAGCATTTTGCATTGGAGAACTATCAATCAAATGAAGATGGAGAAAGCTTTACATTTAAAACAGCGGCAACGAAACTTACTAATTTACAGATTGGCATGCTTGGGCAGCACCAGGTAGAGAATGCATCCTTAGCTGTCATGGCAGCATTGCTGCTAAAGGAAAAGCTGAGTTTAAGTGAAGAACATATTCAAAAAGGATTGCTTCATGCAAGGTGGACGGGCAGACTGGATGTATTATCAAAGCATCCGTATGTGCTTGTTGACGGAGCGCATAACCAGGAAGGAATAGAGGCATTAGTTGAAGTTCTAGAATCAAGATATAAAGAAAAGAAGAAGAGCATTCTATTTGCTGCATTGTCTGACAAGAAAACGGATAATATGATAGGACAGCTTGATAAAGCGGCAGCTGACATAACATTTACAAGCTTTGATTTCCCAAGGGCAGCAACGGGAGAGGCTCTGTATATCGAAAGTCATCATCCGAATAAATCGTTTACGAATGATTGGAAAAAAGCAATTACAGACAAGCTAGAAGCAATGAACGAAAACGAAATGCTTGTAATAACAGGCTCCCTTTATTTCTTATCAAATGTACTTGCATTCTTTAAGGAACAAAATTTAGGAGAAAAGTAA
- the hemL gene encoding glutamate-1-semialdehyde 2,1-aminomutase encodes MRSYEKSEKAFKEAVELMPGGVNSPVRAFKSVKRNPVFMDSGKGSKIYDIDGNEYIDYVLSWGPLILGHANDQVVEAIKKVAEQGTSFGAPTLIENELAKLVKERVPSIEIIRMVSSGTEATMSAIRLARGYTGRNKIIKFEGCYHGHGDSLLIKAGSGVATLGLPDSPGVPEGVAANTITVAYNDLESIKYAFESFGDDIAGIIVEPVAGNMGVVPPKDGFLQGLREITEQYGALLIFDEVMTGFRVDYGCAQGYFGITPDLTCLGKVIGGGLPVGAYGGKAEIMNQIAPSGPIYQAGTLSGNPLAMTAGFQTLSQLTPESYQQFIQKADKLEEGLKAAAEKHEIPFTVNRAGSMIGFFFTNDEVVDYDSAKTSNLDYFAAFYNEMLEQGVFLPPSQFEGLFLSTALSDEDIVHTIKAAEIAFSKLK; translated from the coding sequence ATGCGTTCATATGAAAAGTCAGAAAAAGCATTTAAGGAAGCAGTCGAATTAATGCCAGGCGGGGTTAACAGTCCTGTTCGTGCCTTTAAATCGGTAAAGCGGAATCCTGTGTTTATGGATTCAGGCAAAGGCTCTAAAATTTACGATATTGATGGCAATGAATACATTGATTATGTACTTTCATGGGGTCCCCTTATTTTAGGACACGCCAATGATCAAGTTGTGGAAGCAATTAAAAAGGTCGCAGAACAAGGGACGAGCTTTGGTGCTCCGACTTTAATAGAAAATGAACTGGCGAAGCTTGTAAAAGAAAGAGTGCCAAGCATTGAGATTATTCGTATGGTATCCTCTGGAACAGAAGCTACGATGAGTGCAATCAGGCTTGCAAGAGGCTATACAGGCAGAAATAAAATTATTAAGTTTGAAGGCTGCTACCACGGCCATGGTGATTCTCTGCTGATTAAAGCAGGTTCAGGTGTTGCAACACTTGGCTTGCCAGATAGCCCAGGCGTTCCAGAAGGAGTTGCTGCAAACACTATCACGGTAGCGTACAATGACCTTGAAAGCATTAAATATGCCTTCGAAAGCTTTGGAGATGATATTGCTGGAATCATCGTTGAGCCAGTTGCTGGCAATATGGGTGTTGTACCACCTAAAGATGGCTTCCTGCAAGGGCTGCGTGAGATTACAGAACAATACGGAGCATTACTGATCTTTGATGAGGTTATGACAGGCTTCCGCGTTGATTATGGCTGTGCACAAGGCTATTTCGGTATTACTCCTGATCTTACATGTCTTGGCAAGGTTATTGGCGGAGGACTTCCAGTCGGCGCATATGGCGGAAAAGCAGAGATAATGAATCAAATTGCTCCAAGTGGACCAATCTATCAAGCAGGAACATTATCAGGTAATCCGTTAGCGATGACAGCGGGCTTCCAAACATTGTCCCAGTTGACACCTGAAAGCTATCAACAATTTATTCAAAAAGCAGACAAGCTAGAAGAAGGCTTAAAAGCAGCGGCTGAAAAACATGAAATTCCATTTACAGTTAACAGAGCAGGCTCTATGATTGGCTTCTTCTTCACAAATGATGAGGTTGTTGATTATGACAGTGCAAAAACATCTAACTTAGACTATTTCGCTGCCTTTTATAATGAAATGCTTGAGCAAGGTGTGTTCTTGCCGCCATCCCAGTTTGAAGGCTTGTTCTTATCAACAGCTTTAAGTGATGAGGATATTGTACATACAATTAAAGCAGCAGAAATCGCATTTTCAAAATTAAAATGA
- the ysxE gene encoding spore coat protein YsxE produces MNEKNTIKKYTPILEPYGVEPNFVEEFGRIVKIYCSKGTFALKSIDPHKGSDFIRHVRTLYQKGYNRIVPIYPTVDGRYAVLHDHKLYYLMPWLPNEDRESYFKKHQQMFRELARLHILSSKEVKVEKEDREEHYENTLLELEKEQEFLDGYIEECENTEYMSPFQWMFCMYYHDVRQALKYSETKLKEWYEETKDDEKARVSIIHGKISPEHFLYDEKGYGYFTNFENAKFGSPSHDLLPFIARSLKTAPKQNNDCLEWIYTYFNYYPLKSDEMLLFLSYLAHPGPVIRICEKYHKSNKKKNERKYAQSLLKQYWLLKNTEYIVMRIDEMEREKKAQQEAQKETQDS; encoded by the coding sequence ATGAATGAAAAAAACACGATTAAAAAGTATACCCCCATTTTAGAACCGTATGGAGTCGAGCCTAATTTTGTGGAGGAGTTCGGCAGAATCGTAAAGATTTACTGCAGTAAGGGCACATTTGCCCTTAAATCGATAGATCCACATAAAGGCTCTGACTTTATCCGTCATGTCCGAACATTATACCAAAAGGGATATAATCGAATTGTGCCGATATATCCAACGGTCGATGGAAGGTATGCAGTTTTGCATGATCATAAGCTGTATTATTTGATGCCATGGCTTCCAAATGAAGATCGGGAAAGCTATTTCAAAAAGCATCAGCAGATGTTCAGGGAACTGGCAAGGCTGCATATACTTTCATCTAAAGAAGTAAAGGTTGAAAAGGAAGACAGAGAAGAGCATTATGAAAATACACTCTTGGAACTAGAAAAGGAACAGGAGTTTCTGGATGGCTATATTGAGGAGTGTGAAAACACCGAATATATGTCCCCGTTCCAATGGATGTTTTGTATGTATTACCATGATGTTAGGCAAGCGCTGAAATATTCTGAAACAAAGCTGAAGGAATGGTATGAAGAAACGAAGGATGATGAGAAGGCAAGGGTTTCCATCATCCATGGGAAGATCTCACCAGAGCATTTTTTATATGATGAGAAAGGGTACGGGTATTTCACCAATTTTGAGAATGCCAAGTTTGGCTCCCCAAGCCATGACCTGCTCCCGTTTATTGCCAGATCCTTAAAAACAGCTCCGAAGCAGAATAACGATTGCTTAGAATGGATTTATACTTACTTCAATTATTATCCGCTTAAGTCAGATGAGATGCTGCTTTTTTTAAGCTATCTGGCACATCCTGGTCCTGTGATACGGATATGTGAGAAATATCATAAAAGCAATAAGAAAAAGAACGAGCGCAAATATGCGCAAAGCTTGTTAAAACAATATTGGCTCCTGAAGAATACCGAATATATCGTCATGCGTATTGACGAAATGGAACGGGAAAAAAAGGCACAGCAGGAGGCGCAAAAAGAGACCCAAGATTCATAA
- a CDS encoding LysM peptidoglycan-binding domain-containing protein, whose protein sequence is MSQENSSILRFSLEESVWFQKGQEVDDLLSISLDPNITIQENDQYITIQGSLELTGEYNRTQNIQSEEEEVFKAPKLVHSVLEREEGVYEFLHHFPIDITIPFSRVQSVDDIEVEIETFDYVFPERSCLNLTAELSIAGLTTEEQDSVEEEDDEEWAAFYPVRDEEADIAEEQPDASQPVYEFVEQEDELEALTRGYGQRQPEEEEEEEEEIEITASSSTEEVSFGDPEEEIEAASYREASEDEPERVEIEVPPFQRISPLMEEEERVSADSGLEEYEPFELEVRKAPPEKEDDWEDDDISQVPLFTEADVQEEPPPFQTAPVADTRQELKVSLFRSEEETFPAEGIFDKPVPESSELKLDESTAEYAEKDESSSDDDKGTKKKKGLFAKKKSLTFTEFFARKEEETHTKVKVCIVQQGDTIEKLSERYNVNVHTLLKENHLEVNQDVAEGQVLYIPIKLAEK, encoded by the coding sequence TTGTCTCAAGAAAATTCGTCTATTTTACGGTTTTCATTGGAAGAGTCAGTCTGGTTTCAAAAAGGACAGGAAGTAGATGATCTGCTTTCCATTTCACTGGACCCGAATATTACCATCCAAGAAAACGATCAGTATATTACCATTCAAGGATCATTAGAATTGACAGGTGAATACAATCGCACACAAAACATCCAGTCTGAAGAAGAAGAGGTATTCAAGGCTCCGAAATTAGTTCATTCTGTTTTGGAAAGGGAAGAAGGGGTTTATGAGTTTTTACATCATTTCCCTATTGATATTACCATTCCGTTCTCACGCGTCCAAAGCGTCGATGATATCGAGGTGGAAATTGAAACATTTGATTATGTGTTTCCAGAAAGAAGCTGCTTGAATCTTACTGCTGAATTATCAATTGCAGGCTTAACAACTGAAGAGCAAGATAGTGTTGAAGAAGAGGATGATGAAGAGTGGGCTGCATTTTATCCAGTAAGGGATGAAGAAGCAGACATTGCAGAGGAACAGCCTGATGCTTCTCAACCAGTATATGAGTTTGTCGAACAGGAAGATGAGCTTGAGGCGTTAACTCGAGGTTATGGGCAAAGGCAGCCAGAGGAAGAGGAAGAGGAAGAGGAAGAGATAGAGATCACTGCTAGTTCCAGCACAGAGGAAGTGTCTTTTGGAGATCCAGAGGAGGAAATAGAGGCAGCGTCATACAGAGAAGCATCAGAAGATGAGCCTGAACGTGTTGAAATTGAGGTGCCGCCGTTTCAAAGGATTAGTCCATTGATGGAAGAAGAAGAGCGAGTCTCTGCTGATTCAGGGTTAGAAGAGTATGAGCCATTTGAATTAGAAGTGCGTAAAGCACCTCCTGAAAAAGAAGATGACTGGGAAGATGATGACATTTCACAGGTGCCATTATTTACAGAAGCAGATGTACAGGAGGAGCCACCTCCATTTCAGACTGCACCTGTTGCGGACACTAGGCAGGAATTGAAGGTTTCCTTATTCAGATCAGAGGAAGAAACCTTCCCAGCAGAGGGGATTTTTGATAAGCCAGTCCCAGAATCCTCTGAGCTAAAGCTTGATGAATCAACAGCAGAGTATGCAGAAAAAGACGAATCTTCTTCTGACGATGACAAAGGGACGAAGAAGAAAAAAGGCCTTTTTGCTAAAAAGAAATCATTAACCTTCACTGAATTTTTTGCCCGCAAAGAAGAAGAAACACATACAAAGGTAAAGGTTTGCATCGTTCAGCAGGGAGATACGATTGAGAAATTAAGTGAACGCTATAATGTCAATGTTCACACACTGTTGAAGGAAAATCATTTGGAAGTCAATCAGGATGTCGCAGAAGGGCAAGTATTATATATTCCTATTAAATTGGCAGAAAAATAA
- a CDS encoding uroporphyrinogen-III synthase translates to MHNPLQGKSILIPRARKQAASLSDRIKLLGGTPVEIPLLAFRSLPLTEKTKEKLLEGGFTWLLFTSSNGVNAFFQAWEFKAPEHLKIAVIGDKTAETLAHYGYKAAFIPSSFVAETFAEEFSQQVAKQEEVLIVKGSLARNVLYSSLREAGIAAEEAIIYETYFPKKSESLLVKALREQHLDVLLFTSSSTVEYFMNVVHTYELQQSVKTCTIGCIGPITKEKLNDYGINVDIYPDNFTVDSMLDRLVEFLQE, encoded by the coding sequence ATGCATAACCCACTGCAAGGAAAAAGCATTCTAATACCGCGGGCGAGGAAACAAGCAGCATCTCTTTCTGACAGGATTAAGCTTTTAGGAGGAACGCCTGTCGAAATTCCGCTGCTTGCCTTTCGCAGCCTGCCTTTGACTGAAAAAACCAAGGAGAAGCTTCTCGAAGGCGGATTTACTTGGCTTTTGTTTACGAGCAGTAACGGAGTGAATGCTTTTTTTCAAGCTTGGGAGTTTAAAGCTCCAGAACATCTTAAAATAGCTGTCATTGGGGACAAAACTGCTGAAACATTGGCACACTATGGCTATAAAGCAGCATTCATTCCATCCTCCTTTGTTGCCGAAACGTTTGCAGAAGAATTTTCGCAGCAAGTGGCAAAACAGGAGGAAGTACTTATTGTGAAGGGAAGCTTGGCGAGAAATGTACTATACAGCTCCTTAAGGGAAGCTGGAATTGCCGCAGAAGAAGCAATCATCTATGAAACATATTTTCCTAAAAAGAGCGAATCACTGCTAGTCAAGGCCTTAAGAGAGCAGCATTTGGATGTGCTCCTGTTTACAAGCTCATCTACAGTGGAATATTTTATGAATGTGGTCCATACATATGAGCTTCAACAATCAGTCAAGACCTGTACAATCGGATGTATTGGCCCAATAACGAAGGAAAAGCTAAACGATTATGGTATAAATGTTGATATTTATCCCGACAATTTTACAGTAGACAGTATGCTTGATCGATTAGTTGAATTTTTACAAGAATAG
- a CDS encoding valine--tRNA ligase: METNELSMPTKYDPQSIEKGRYDWWLQGKFFEAKSDEEKQPYTIVIPPPNVTGKLHLGHAWDTTLQDILTRMKRMQGYDVLWLPGMDHAGIATQAKVEEKLRANNISRYDLGREKFVEETWKWKEEYASHIREQWSKLGLGLDYSRERFTLDEGLSKAVREVFVSLYNKGLIYRGEYIINWDPATKTALSDIEVIYKDVQGAFYHMKYPLADGSGYIEVATTRPETMLGDSGVAVNPKDERYQHLIGKTVILPIVGREIPIVADDYVEMDFGSGAVKMTPAHDPNDFEVGNRHNLERILVMNEDGTMNERAGKYEGMDRFECRKQIVKDLQDAGVLFKIEEHMHSVGHSERSGAVVEPYLSTQWFVKMQPLADAAIELQNNEEEKVQFVPNRFENTYLHWMENIRDWCISRQLWWGHRIPAWYHKETGEVYVNHEAPSDIENWEQDTDVLDTWFSSALWPFSTLDWPDTEAADFKRYYPTAALVTGYDIIFFWVSRMIFQGLEFTGQRPFNDVLIHGLVRDEQGRKMSKSLGNGVDPMDVIAQYGADSLRYFLSTGSSPGQDLRFSMEKVESTWNFANKIWNASRFALMNMNGLTFEEIDLSGEKSVADKWILTRLNETIETVTRLSDRYEFGEVGRILYNFIWDDFCDWYIEMAKLPLYGEDEAAKLTTRSILAYVLDNTMRLLHPFMPFITEEIWQNLPHKGESITTAAWPEVNASFTDNKAANDMKLLVEIIRSVRNSRAEVNTPMSKKINILLKAQDDTIKATLAENKAYIDRFCNPEELEISADIAIPDKAMTSVITGVEIILPLEGLINMEEEIARLTKELDKWTKEVDRVQKKLSNEGFVKKAPEKVITEEKAKEQDYLQKKATVEARIKELKGDA, from the coding sequence ATGGAAACAAATGAATTATCAATGCCAACGAAATATGATCCCCAATCCATTGAAAAAGGACGCTATGATTGGTGGCTGCAAGGTAAATTTTTTGAAGCGAAGTCAGATGAGGAGAAACAGCCTTATACGATCGTTATTCCTCCGCCGAACGTAACAGGAAAGCTTCACTTAGGCCATGCATGGGATACTACCCTGCAAGATATATTGACAAGAATGAAAAGGATGCAAGGCTATGATGTCCTTTGGCTGCCAGGAATGGACCATGCAGGAATCGCAACACAGGCAAAGGTAGAAGAAAAGCTCCGTGCCAACAATATCAGCAGATATGATTTAGGAAGAGAAAAATTTGTTGAAGAGACTTGGAAATGGAAGGAAGAATATGCTAGCCATATTCGTGAGCAATGGTCAAAGCTTGGACTTGGGCTAGACTATTCAAGAGAGCGATTCACTCTTGATGAAGGGCTGTCAAAGGCAGTTCGCGAAGTGTTTGTTTCACTGTATAACAAGGGGTTAATCTACCGCGGTGAATATATCATCAACTGGGATCCTGCTACAAAAACAGCTCTTTCTGATATCGAGGTTATTTACAAGGACGTTCAAGGTGCTTTCTATCATATGAAATATCCGCTTGCAGATGGTTCTGGCTATATTGAGGTTGCTACGACTCGTCCAGAAACAATGCTTGGAGATTCTGGTGTTGCTGTAAATCCTAAGGATGAAAGATATCAGCACTTAATCGGGAAAACAGTTATCCTGCCAATAGTTGGAAGAGAAATACCGATTGTAGCAGATGACTATGTAGAAATGGACTTTGGTTCTGGTGCAGTTAAAATGACACCTGCACATGACCCGAACGACTTTGAGGTAGGTAACCGTCATAATCTTGAACGCATTCTTGTTATGAACGAAGACGGAACAATGAATGAGCGTGCTGGCAAGTATGAAGGCATGGACCGCTTCGAATGCCGCAAGCAAATTGTCAAAGACCTTCAAGATGCAGGAGTTCTATTCAAAATTGAAGAGCATATGCATTCTGTTGGACATTCAGAGCGCAGCGGTGCAGTTGTAGAGCCATACCTTTCCACACAATGGTTCGTTAAAATGCAGCCATTGGCAGATGCAGCAATTGAATTGCAAAATAACGAAGAAGAGAAGGTTCAATTCGTTCCAAACCGCTTTGAAAATACGTATTTGCACTGGATGGAAAACATCCGTGACTGGTGTATTTCTCGTCAGCTTTGGTGGGGACATCGCATACCAGCTTGGTATCATAAAGAAACAGGCGAAGTATATGTAAACCACGAGGCTCCTAGCGATATTGAAAATTGGGAGCAAGATACAGATGTATTGGATACATGGTTCAGTTCAGCTTTATGGCCGTTCTCTACATTGGATTGGCCAGATACAGAAGCTGCTGACTTTAAACGTTATTATCCAACAGCAGCACTTGTAACAGGCTATGATATTATTTTCTTCTGGGTTTCTCGCATGATATTCCAAGGCTTGGAATTCACTGGGCAAAGGCCATTTAACGATGTATTGATTCATGGACTTGTTCGTGACGAGCAAGGCAGAAAAATGAGTAAATCATTGGGCAACGGTGTTGATCCGATGGATGTTATCGCACAATACGGTGCTGACTCCTTGCGCTACTTCTTGTCTACTGGAAGCTCTCCAGGTCAAGATTTACGCTTCAGCATGGAAAAGGTTGAGTCCACTTGGAACTTCGCTAATAAAATTTGGAACGCGTCTCGATTCGCACTTATGAATATGAACGGATTGACTTTTGAAGAAATTGACTTGTCTGGAGAGAAATCTGTTGCAGATAAATGGATCCTGACACGTTTGAATGAAACAATTGAAACAGTAACACGCCTGTCTGACCGTTATGAGTTCGGTGAAGTTGGCCGTATCCTTTATAACTTCATTTGGGATGATTTCTGTGACTGGTATATTGAAATGGCAAAGCTGCCTCTATACGGAGAGGACGAAGCTGCAAAGCTGACAACACGTTCTATTCTTGCTTATGTATTGGACAATACAATGAGATTGCTGCATCCATTCATGCCATTCATCACAGAAGAAATCTGGCAAAACCTGCCGCATAAAGGTGAATCAATCACAACAGCAGCATGGCCGGAGGTTAATGCTAGCTTTACTGATAACAAGGCTGCTAATGATATGAAGCTGCTTGTGGAAATCATTCGTTCTGTAAGAAACAGCCGTGCAGAAGTAAACACACCGATGAGCAAGAAAATCAACATTCTTCTTAAGGCACAGGATGATACGATTAAAGCAACATTGGCAGAAAATAAAGCATATATTGACCGCTTCTGTAACCCAGAAGAATTAGAGATTTCAGCAGATATCGCAATCCCTGATAAGGCAATGACTTCTGTTATTACTGGTGTAGAAATCATTCTTCCACTTGAAGGACTTATCAATATGGAAGAAGAAATTGCCCGTCTAACAAAAGAGCTTGATAAATGGACGAAAGAAGTAGACAGAGTTCAAAAGAAATTGAGCAATGAAGGCTTTGTGAAAAAGGCTCCAGAAAAAGTAATTACAGAAGAAAAAGCAAAAGAACAGGACTATCTGCAAAAGAAAGCAACTGTTGAAGCACGAATCAAAGAATTAAAGGGCGATGCATAA